The proteins below come from a single Myxococcales bacterium genomic window:
- a CDS encoding D-alanine--D-alanine ligase: MRIAVLANVKPNAPAGASAAPDAWAELDSPATVEAIARALQLAGHEVASFEGDLGLVEALPRFGPDLCFNLCEGHFGESRESHVPALLEMLRIPYTGAGVLALAVSLDKPTTKTLLRAHGVRTPPSQVFSREDEALDPDLAFPLFVKPSREGSGIGVTRSSLVRDEAALRVEVARVLRAYAQPALVERFVRGRELTVGLVGNLATPTARLAGRAWRGLARAGGLYVLPVYEIAPEGLLASGGVAYTGQIKTQNWDDRWQRGRHYHCPAPLPPATEREVVELAAATFRATGCRDFARVDVRLDEAHGDVPYVLEINPLPGLAPGVADLCFQAAAAGLPYDELVLGVLAQAVARLGLGDSRARAKRTPPERLRARARG, translated from the coding sequence ATGCGCATTGCGGTGCTCGCCAACGTGAAGCCCAATGCGCCCGCTGGCGCATCCGCCGCCCCCGACGCGTGGGCGGAGCTCGACTCGCCCGCGACCGTGGAGGCGATCGCGCGCGCGCTCCAGCTCGCCGGCCACGAGGTGGCCTCGTTCGAGGGGGACCTCGGGCTCGTCGAGGCGCTGCCTCGGTTCGGGCCGGACCTGTGCTTCAACCTGTGCGAGGGGCACTTCGGCGAGAGCCGCGAGAGCCACGTCCCGGCGCTCCTCGAGATGCTCCGGATCCCGTACACCGGCGCCGGTGTGCTCGCGCTCGCCGTGTCTCTCGACAAGCCCACCACGAAGACGCTTCTCCGGGCTCACGGGGTCCGCACCCCGCCCTCTCAGGTGTTTTCACGCGAGGACGAAGCGCTCGATCCGGACCTCGCGTTTCCGCTTTTCGTGAAACCCTCACGCGAAGGCTCCGGCATCGGCGTCACACGCAGCAGCCTCGTGCGCGACGAGGCGGCGCTCCGCGTCGAGGTCGCGCGCGTGCTCCGCGCCTACGCGCAGCCCGCGCTCGTCGAGCGGTTCGTCCGCGGGCGCGAGCTCACCGTCGGGCTCGTCGGCAACCTGGCGACGCCAACGGCGCGCCTCGCGGGGCGCGCGTGGCGTGGCCTCGCGCGCGCGGGCGGCCTTTATGTGCTCCCCGTGTACGAGATCGCACCCGAGGGTCTCCTCGCGAGCGGCGGGGTGGCTTACACGGGCCAGATCAAGACCCAGAATTGGGATGATCGCTGGCAGCGTGGGCGTCACTACCACTGTCCCGCGCCGCTCCCGCCCGCGACCGAGCGCGAGGTCGTGGAGCTCGCGGCTGCGACGTTCCGCGCGACCGGGTGCCGCGACTTCGCGCGGGTCGACGTGCGCCTCGACGAGGCCCACGGCGACGTCCCGTACGTACTCGAGATAAACCCGCTCCCAGGGCTCGCGCCCGGTGTCGCGGATTTGTGCTTCCAGGCGGCTGCGGCCGGTCTGCCCTACGACGAGCTCGTGCTCGGCGTGCTCGCGCAGGCCGTCGCGCGCCTCGGGCTCGGGGACTCGCGCGCGCGCGCGAAGCGCACCCCGCCCGAGCGCCTTCGTGCCCGCGCGCGCGGGTAG
- a CDS encoding Csp1 family four helix bundle copper storage protein: MNRREALVGSSVWTAALAIGTISCAKSAVAQAADPHAHHHGGDAALVDAAFACMKAGNACLAHCIGMVMANDLSMAACLGSVSDMLATMEALSKVAARGGKRTNELAKAALGFCSDCATECQKHAAVHAVCKECMEACQRTVAAIQKLG, encoded by the coding sequence ATGAATCGACGCGAAGCCCTCGTTGGAAGCTCCGTTTGGACCGCAGCCCTCGCCATCGGCACGATCTCGTGCGCGAAGAGCGCCGTCGCGCAAGCGGCCGATCCCCACGCCCACCACCACGGCGGGGATGCCGCCCTCGTCGACGCGGCGTTCGCGTGTATGAAGGCCGGCAACGCCTGCCTCGCGCACTGCATCGGGATGGTGATGGCGAACGACCTGTCGATGGCCGCGTGCCTCGGCTCGGTCAGCGACATGCTCGCGACGATGGAGGCCCTCTCCAAGGTGGCCGCGCGCGGCGGAAAGCGCACGAACGAGCTCGCGAAGGCCGCCCTCGGCTTCTGCTCCGACTGCGCGACCGAGTGCCAGAAGCATGCCGCTGTGCATGCAGTCTGCAAGGAGTGCATGGAGGCGTGCCAGCGCACGGTCGCCGCGATCCAGAAGCTCGGCTGA
- a CDS encoding serine/threonine dehydratase, whose amino-acid sequence MPTPVTPLAVRRAYGAIRPHVRRTPLLSGDPGSFGDARVTFKLELLQHAGSFKTRGAFQSLLSGAVSTAGVAAASGGNHGVAVAYAAKRLGHSATIFVPEIASPVKVAAIRAHGATVVIGGARYADAQLACDAHAATTGATVVHPFDAAPTLEGQGTVALEWEEDQARLGLEPLDTVLVAVGGGGLLGGMACHWAGRVKLVGVEPEGSRCMQAALEAGHPVDVPVESLAADSLGARRAGALAFDAVRGAGCDVVLVSDAQIREAQDHLWRAYRVAAEPGGAAALAALLGGRYRPAPGERVGVLVCGGNVAPSTLT is encoded by the coding sequence ATGCCGACGCCCGTCACCCCGCTCGCCGTCCGCCGCGCCTACGGCGCGATCCGTCCGCACGTGCGCCGCACGCCGCTCCTCTCGGGGGATCCAGGCTCCTTCGGCGACGCCCGGGTGACCTTCAAGTTGGAGCTGCTCCAGCACGCCGGGTCGTTCAAGACGCGAGGGGCCTTCCAGTCGCTGCTCTCGGGCGCCGTCTCGACCGCCGGCGTCGCCGCCGCCTCGGGCGGAAACCACGGCGTGGCCGTGGCGTACGCCGCGAAGCGCCTCGGCCACTCGGCGACGATCTTCGTCCCGGAGATCGCCTCCCCCGTGAAGGTCGCCGCCATCCGCGCGCACGGAGCGACGGTCGTGATCGGAGGGGCGCGCTACGCCGACGCGCAGCTCGCCTGCGACGCCCACGCCGCCACGACGGGCGCCACGGTGGTGCACCCGTTCGACGCCGCGCCGACGCTCGAGGGGCAGGGCACCGTCGCCCTCGAATGGGAAGAAGATCAGGCGCGGCTCGGGCTCGAGCCCCTCGACACCGTGCTCGTCGCGGTCGGCGGCGGCGGGCTGCTCGGCGGCATGGCCTGCCACTGGGCGGGCCGCGTGAAGCTCGTGGGTGTGGAGCCCGAGGGCTCACGCTGCATGCAGGCGGCCCTCGAGGCGGGGCACCCCGTCGACGTCCCGGTCGAGTCTCTCGCGGCCGACTCGCTCGGGGCCCGGCGTGCCGGCGCGCTGGCGTTCGACGCCGTGCGCGGGGCAGGGTGCGACGTGGTGCTCGTCAGCGACGCGCAGATCCGCGAGGCCCAAGACCACCTCTGGCGCGCCTACCGCGTCGCGGCGGAGCCCGGGGGAGCGGCGGCCCTGGCGGCCCTGCTCGGCGGGCGCTACCGGCCCGCGCCGGGCGAGCGTGTGGGCGTGCTCGTGTGCGGTGGCAACGTGGCGCCGTCGACCCTCACATGA